In Aquimarina sp. TRL1, a single window of DNA contains:
- a CDS encoding LysR family transcriptional regulator, which yields MNFNQLKYIIAVDKFKNFNRAAIECEIAQSTLSREVQRLEKEHDIIIFDRSRQPVVPTLKGEELIQMAKEILKLKRRFVAIAETKKNEVSGSINLAIAEILAPYITPVFINSITKKYPKLKINIMELSDRKIEDDLSSEAIDAAIMVAPSLSHDYHQQFLFKESLILYSSDHQSLKKNRENNSFNFNSITLHEDIKELLLKMNDDTITKCINEEVNVTYAKGNLETIRNVIDYNKGSTLLPKLSLLYMRPDVMNKVYTFSESSHELKINLITSRGFHKKRITKILSNEIKDNIKRVNGLYAYFKPMRSCVPS from the coding sequence ATGAATTTCAATCAACTAAAATATATTATTGCAGTTGATAAATTTAAAAACTTTAATCGAGCTGCCATTGAATGTGAAATTGCACAATCTACCTTGAGTAGAGAAGTTCAGCGATTAGAAAAAGAACATGATATTATTATTTTTGATCGTTCTAGGCAGCCGGTAGTTCCAACCTTAAAAGGAGAAGAGCTTATACAAATGGCAAAAGAAATTCTAAAGTTAAAGAGAAGGTTCGTAGCTATTGCAGAAACTAAAAAAAACGAAGTAAGTGGTAGTATTAATCTTGCTATTGCCGAAATTTTAGCTCCATATATCACTCCGGTATTCATTAATTCTATCACCAAAAAATATCCAAAACTAAAAATTAATATCATGGAGCTAAGTGATAGAAAGATAGAAGATGATCTAAGTTCAGAAGCTATTGATGCAGCTATTATGGTTGCTCCTTCCTTATCACATGATTATCATCAGCAATTTTTGTTTAAGGAATCACTTATTTTATATTCTTCTGACCATCAATCTCTAAAAAAGAACAGGGAAAATAATAGCTTTAATTTTAATAGTATAACGCTTCATGAAGATATCAAAGAGCTGTTGCTAAAAATGAATGATGATACCATTACTAAATGTATAAATGAAGAGGTGAATGTAACCTATGCCAAAGGAAACTTAGAAACAATTAGAAATGTAATAGATTATAACAAAGGAAGTACCTTACTTCCCAAGTTGTCTTTATTGTATATGCGACCTGATGTGATGAATAAGGTATATACATTTTCTGAAAGCTCTCATGAGTTAAAAATTAACCTGATTACATCCCGTGGTTTTCATAAAAAAAGGATTACCAAAATATTAAGTAACGAAATCAAAGACAATATAAAGAGGGTAAATGGTTTGTATGCGTATTTCAAACCGATGAGAAGCTGTGTCCCCTCGTAA
- a CDS encoding MmgE/PrpD family protein, which produces MTEVQKLATFSSSRKFSDLSKEAIRELKIRVLDSIGCAIGALEGAPVRRIKDQIEDFGGNPLATMIGGNKTAPDRASFYNSALIRYLDYNDSYLAKGETCHPSDTIGSILAAGQYADISGKQFLTAVAIAYQVQCRLSDVAPVRHKGFDHTVQGAYGTAAGVSYALGLSPEKTANAIAIAGTAYNALRVTRTGNLSNWKGLAFPSTAWTATHAAFLAMRGITGPEEVFEGNKGFKDSIAGDFSIDWSAEDLERVRKTIIKKYNAEIHSQSTLEGVIELRNKYAFNPDDIASITLHTFDVAYHIIGGGEEGSKKNIRTKEEADHSLPYMIAAAILDGNVLPPQYKPERILKEDIQTLLKKVQVFEKKEYSDKFPDQEACDVTIIFKDGKTLHIDKVDYEGFHTRPASWDFICEKFNNLSKDFTDQELRNKIITVVQNLEDHSINDLMNLLSQVIPVAI; this is translated from the coding sequence ATGACAGAAGTTCAAAAATTAGCTACATTTTCTTCAAGTAGAAAATTTAGCGACTTATCCAAAGAAGCCATCAGAGAATTAAAAATACGAGTATTAGACTCTATAGGTTGTGCGATTGGAGCTTTAGAAGGTGCTCCGGTACGAAGGATTAAAGACCAAATTGAAGATTTTGGAGGAAACCCTTTAGCAACTATGATCGGAGGAAACAAAACAGCCCCTGACAGGGCTTCTTTTTATAATTCTGCATTGATACGATATTTAGATTATAACGACAGTTATTTAGCAAAGGGAGAAACATGTCATCCATCTGATACTATAGGATCTATTCTGGCAGCAGGACAGTATGCAGATATATCCGGAAAACAGTTTTTGACTGCCGTAGCCATCGCCTATCAGGTACAGTGTCGTCTGAGTGATGTTGCTCCGGTACGGCATAAAGGTTTTGACCATACTGTACAGGGAGCGTATGGGACTGCAGCAGGAGTCTCATATGCTTTGGGCTTATCACCAGAAAAAACAGCTAATGCCATTGCTATTGCTGGAACAGCTTACAATGCACTACGTGTAACCAGAACAGGTAATTTGTCGAACTGGAAAGGATTAGCATTTCCATCCACAGCTTGGACAGCTACACACGCTGCTTTTTTAGCCATGAGAGGAATCACAGGTCCCGAAGAAGTTTTTGAGGGGAATAAAGGATTCAAAGATAGTATTGCCGGAGATTTTTCTATTGATTGGAGTGCAGAAGATTTGGAACGTGTGCGCAAAACAATTATCAAAAAATACAATGCCGAAATTCACTCTCAGTCTACCTTAGAAGGAGTCATTGAACTGAGAAATAAATATGCTTTTAATCCAGATGATATAGCATCCATAACCCTACATACATTTGATGTAGCATATCATATTATTGGAGGAGGAGAAGAAGGAAGCAAAAAAAATATAAGAACCAAGGAAGAAGCAGACCACAGCTTGCCATATATGATCGCTGCCGCAATTTTGGATGGTAATGTACTTCCTCCTCAATATAAACCCGAGCGAATTCTCAAAGAGGATATTCAGACTCTTCTCAAAAAAGTACAGGTATTTGAGAAAAAAGAATATTCCGATAAATTCCCAGATCAGGAAGCATGTGATGTTACTATCATATTCAAAGATGGGAAAACCCTTCATATTGATAAAGTCGATTATGAAGGGTTTCATACCCGACCTGCTTCCTGGGATTTTATTTGTGAAAAATTCAATAATCTGTCAAAAGACTTTACAGATCAGGAATTGAGAAATAAAATAATAACCGTCGTACAAAATTTAGAAGACCACAGTATAAATGATTTAATGAATCTTTTATCTCAGGTAATTCCAGTAGCTATATAA
- a CDS encoding phosphosulfolactate synthase, whose translation MSVSTVSPNGETATKKQEKFITNPISFEWLQRNSRSQKPRSTGLTEIRAAYYSNFGLNYFQDILETSGNYVDSIKFAGGSFTFMNPKKIREINDLAHQYGTLVSTGGFIEYVLTKGKDAVKKYIHECKELGFDIIEISTGFISIPTDDWLRVIEDVQKAGLKAKPEIGIQFGAGGDSTQSELESEGVQDVGYAVKQAKRFIDAGAYIIMIESEGITENANPWRVDVPATFINEVGLENLMFEAADPQVFKWYIKNYGPEVNVFVDHSQIVQLECTRQGIWGTNDVWGRIVTYK comes from the coding sequence ATGTCAGTATCAACAGTATCTCCAAATGGAGAAACAGCAACAAAAAAACAAGAAAAATTTATAACTAATCCAATTTCATTCGAATGGTTACAGCGCAACAGCAGAAGTCAGAAACCGAGAAGTACCGGATTAACAGAAATACGAGCAGCTTACTATTCTAATTTCGGACTGAATTATTTTCAGGATATATTAGAGACTAGTGGGAACTATGTAGATAGTATAAAGTTTGCCGGAGGATCCTTTACATTTATGAACCCTAAGAAAATAAGAGAAATTAATGATTTGGCACATCAATATGGTACACTAGTTTCTACCGGAGGGTTTATAGAATACGTACTGACCAAAGGAAAAGATGCGGTAAAAAAATACATTCATGAATGCAAGGAATTAGGCTTCGATATTATAGAAATATCAACCGGATTTATCTCAATTCCTACAGATGATTGGCTACGGGTAATAGAAGATGTACAAAAAGCTGGGTTAAAAGCCAAACCCGAAATCGGAATCCAGTTTGGAGCTGGGGGTGATAGTACCCAAAGTGAATTAGAAAGTGAAGGGGTTCAGGATGTAGGTTATGCAGTAAAGCAAGCCAAACGATTTATTGATGCCGGAGCTTACATTATTATGATAGAGTCAGAAGGAATTACTGAGAATGCTAATCCCTGGCGGGTAGATGTCCCAGCGACTTTTATTAATGAAGTAGGTCTCGAAAATTTAATGTTCGAAGCAGCAGATCCACAAGTATTCAAATGGTATATAAAAAATTACGGTCCCGAAGTTAATGTATTTGTAGACCATAGCCAGATTGTACAATTAGAATGTACAAGACAAGGAATCTGGGGAACAAACGATGTATGGGGACGTATTGTTACCTATAAATAA
- a CDS encoding PAS domain-containing sensor histidine kinase, which produces MTKKQSFLYLLRILLLLGTGMLLLLFYQKGYMVSFILFIILLILQILLFFDALKKLTVDIECIIDCLLHKDYSISISQQKKTQGVYNKLALLIEKSKENNTIQSSQNIIFHKIIEHLPNGMLILRKNRTGNIEIFVINQAFCDFLKIPKLYQWNILLSKIPELIKIINPKKWGSLKHVITLKINNTSETFYLKTSVIQNSDFQYQIISLETVQQLIDKKEKESWYKLMNVMSHEIINTITPISSLADNLEGIVLDELTAENVDELSQGLRIIKKRSQHLTRFVNTYRKLAALPLPQKKMTNIAELIENTVALFQQQFDKHTINVKKNMETPYWLQIDPEQIEQVFINLILNSIHALQTTEAPYISIEISQNDSKINIFFSDNGSGISDTIKDSVFIPYFTTRKDGAGIGLTLSKAIMEAHQGHMYFTSDTVKTTFVLSFNYL; this is translated from the coding sequence GTGACAAAGAAACAATCCTTCCTTTATCTATTACGTATACTGTTGCTGCTGGGAACGGGAATGCTACTCCTTCTTTTCTACCAAAAAGGATACATGGTCTCCTTTATATTATTTATAATACTCCTGATATTACAAATCTTGTTATTTTTTGATGCCCTTAAAAAACTTACTGTTGATATCGAATGTATTATTGACTGTTTATTACACAAGGATTATTCCATCTCAATTTCTCAACAAAAGAAAACACAAGGGGTTTATAACAAATTAGCACTATTGATTGAAAAGAGTAAAGAAAATAATACGATACAATCTTCTCAAAATATCATCTTTCATAAAATCATTGAGCATCTCCCTAATGGGATGCTTATCCTACGAAAAAATAGAACAGGAAATATCGAAATATTTGTAATCAATCAGGCTTTCTGTGATTTTCTAAAAATCCCCAAATTGTATCAATGGAACATCCTCTTATCCAAAATACCGGAACTTATAAAGATTATCAACCCAAAAAAATGGGGTTCTTTAAAACATGTCATTACATTAAAAATTAATAATACCTCGGAAACCTTTTATCTAAAAACTTCTGTAATTCAAAACAGTGATTTTCAATATCAGATTATTTCACTGGAAACAGTACAACAATTAATTGATAAAAAAGAAAAAGAATCCTGGTATAAGCTCATGAATGTGATGTCTCACGAAATTATTAATACGATTACTCCTATAAGTAGTTTGGCGGATAATCTCGAAGGAATTGTATTAGATGAGTTAACTGCCGAAAATGTAGATGAACTTTCGCAAGGACTGCGCATTATAAAAAAGAGATCACAGCATCTTACCCGCTTTGTAAACACCTATAGAAAACTAGCTGCGCTTCCGCTTCCACAAAAGAAGATGACGAATATCGCTGAGCTGATAGAAAATACAGTAGCATTATTTCAGCAACAATTCGACAAACATACCATCAATGTTAAAAAAAATATGGAGACACCTTACTGGCTTCAAATTGATCCGGAACAAATCGAACAAGTATTTATTAATTTAATTTTAAATAGCATACATGCTCTTCAGACAACGGAAGCTCCATATATTTCTATTGAGATTTCACAGAATGACAGTAAGATCAATATTTTCTTTTCTGATAATGGGAGTGGTATTTCAGATACGATAAAGGACAGTGTTTTTATTCCTTATTTTACCACGAGAAAAGACGGTGCCGGTATAGGGTTAACACTTTCCAAAGCCATTATGGAAGCGCATCAAGGTCATATGTATTTTACTTCTGATACTGTTAAAACTACTTTTGTCCTCAGTTTTAATTATCTATAA
- a CDS encoding sigma-54 dependent transcriptional regulator: MRKKEATILLVDDDEDILFSARISLKKYFKQILTTSTPKKITQLVSNEAIDVVLLDMNYRIGYEDGKEGIYWLEHIKKISPETTVILMTAFGSVHLAVEAIKKGATDFILKPWDNDKLYSTINAGVELSRSKRKNTQFESIQQLDNKNFHQQTEHIIGHSKAMTDAMSLLKKVAPTDATILILGENGTGKYVFAKELHLQSNRNKYPFIHVDLGALNENLFESELFGYTKGAFTDAHKDTIGRFELAQKGTIFLDEIGNLPLHLQSKLLTVIQNRKITRLGEAIERDIDVRIICATNANIHQMVTEGSFRQDLLYRINTIELNLPPLRERTKDIPLLAHYFLNKLNQKYRKSIHQITPQAMAALTAYSWPGNIRELEHIIERGVIITEENAITPSDLHFSSKKYEATPVQTLHLETSEKMLIQNALEKHQGNISKTAKELGITRAALYRRLDKHQL, encoded by the coding sequence ATGAGAAAAAAAGAAGCGACCATCCTATTGGTAGATGACGATGAAGATATATTGTTTTCTGCGAGAATTAGTTTAAAAAAGTATTTTAAGCAGATACTTACTACCAGTACGCCTAAAAAAATTACTCAGCTGGTATCTAACGAAGCGATTGATGTCGTCTTACTCGATATGAATTACAGAATCGGTTATGAAGATGGAAAAGAAGGGATTTACTGGCTGGAACACATAAAAAAGATAAGCCCGGAAACCACAGTTATTCTCATGACTGCATTTGGCAGTGTACATCTTGCTGTCGAAGCTATCAAAAAAGGAGCCACTGATTTTATTCTAAAACCCTGGGATAATGATAAACTCTACAGTACAATTAATGCTGGAGTAGAATTATCAAGATCCAAAAGAAAGAATACGCAATTCGAATCGATACAACAGCTGGATAATAAAAATTTTCATCAACAAACAGAGCATATTATCGGTCATTCCAAAGCGATGACTGATGCTATGAGTTTATTAAAAAAAGTAGCTCCTACGGATGCTACAATTTTGATTCTGGGAGAGAATGGAACCGGAAAATATGTATTTGCGAAGGAGCTTCACTTACAATCTAACAGAAATAAGTATCCGTTTATTCATGTTGACCTGGGAGCCCTCAACGAAAACTTATTCGAAAGTGAGCTTTTCGGATATACAAAAGGAGCCTTTACAGATGCGCATAAAGATACAATCGGTCGTTTTGAACTGGCACAAAAAGGAACCATCTTCTTAGATGAAATAGGTAACCTTCCATTACACCTGCAATCTAAATTACTCACAGTGATCCAGAATAGAAAAATAACTCGTTTGGGAGAAGCAATCGAACGCGATATTGATGTACGGATTATCTGTGCAACCAATGCGAATATTCATCAAATGGTTACAGAGGGAAGTTTCCGGCAAGATCTGTTATACAGAATTAATACGATCGAATTAAATCTTCCTCCACTACGGGAACGCACCAAAGATATTCCATTACTGGCACATTACTTTCTAAACAAACTCAATCAAAAATACAGAAAATCAATCCATCAAATTACGCCCCAAGCAATGGCTGCTCTGACAGCATATTCATGGCCAGGTAATATTCGGGAATTAGAACATATAATCGAACGTGGAGTTATTATTACTGAAGAAAATGCTATCACACCATCAGATCTTCATTTTTCTTCTAAAAAATATGAGGCAACTCCTGTGCAAACCTTACACCTGGAGACTTCGGAAAAAATGTTAATCCAAAATGCTTTGGAAAAACACCAGGGAAACATTAGTAAAACTGCCAAAGAATTAGGCATCACCAGAGCTGCTTTATACAGAAGACTCGACAAACACCAACTATAA
- a CDS encoding efflux RND transporter periplasmic adaptor subunit — MDRQRIPNKNKKRKRILMLGIPLLVVVSILLMNLTRKKQVNIKREMISIKEVKRGDFEDVVLFNSVVVPKNTILLNVIQGGSVAEIFAENGQEVQKGMPLVRIYNPTAELNFLTQETAIVEQINNLRNIRATIKNQQLNLDQQLLQIDNDYKNASRQYQIDTVLYTKQVISRNQYQTSKQEFDYQKDRNEAIKTSVTQEKTDRKIQLSRINTSIQNMEKSLELLKKNKENFIIKAPVDGLLSSFNLTIGQNYNQGDAIGKIDILDGYKLTAKIDEYYISKINEGIKGKINSQAIDFDIEVLKVDPEVINGQFEVELAFHLDSLPKTIKRGMSVKTKLFLSNNKKAVLIPKGMFYQSTNGNWIFLLKNETTAIKKAIKIGRENPFYYEVLEGLKEGDQVITSNYEDFLNIEQINIKQ; from the coding sequence ATGGATAGACAACGAATACCTAATAAAAATAAAAAACGAAAGCGAATACTAATGTTAGGAATCCCACTATTAGTGGTGGTAAGTATTTTATTAATGAATCTTACCCGTAAAAAACAAGTAAATATAAAAAGAGAAATGATCTCTATAAAGGAAGTAAAACGAGGAGATTTTGAAGATGTCGTATTATTTAATAGTGTCGTGGTTCCCAAAAATACAATTCTATTGAATGTCATACAAGGAGGATCTGTTGCGGAGATATTTGCAGAAAATGGTCAGGAGGTACAAAAAGGAATGCCTTTGGTACGAATCTATAACCCTACGGCAGAACTTAATTTCCTTACACAGGAAACAGCTATTGTAGAGCAGATTAATAACCTTAGAAATATCAGAGCCACCATAAAAAATCAGCAACTCAATCTGGATCAACAATTATTGCAGATTGATAATGATTATAAGAATGCTTCAAGGCAGTATCAGATCGATACTGTGTTATATACCAAACAAGTTATTTCCAGAAATCAATACCAGACATCAAAACAAGAGTTTGATTATCAAAAAGACAGAAACGAAGCAATTAAAACCAGTGTTACTCAGGAAAAAACAGATAGAAAAATACAGCTGTCGAGAATAAACACCTCCATTCAAAATATGGAGAAAAGCCTGGAACTATTAAAAAAGAATAAAGAAAATTTTATTATCAAAGCCCCTGTAGACGGTTTACTATCCTCATTTAATCTAACCATAGGTCAGAATTACAACCAGGGAGATGCCATTGGAAAGATTGATATACTGGATGGATATAAATTAACCGCCAAAATTGATGAGTATTATATATCTAAAATCAATGAAGGAATAAAAGGAAAAATCAATAGTCAAGCCATTGATTTTGATATAGAAGTATTAAAAGTAGACCCTGAAGTTATTAATGGACAATTCGAGGTAGAACTCGCTTTTCATCTGGATAGTCTCCCCAAAACTATTAAGAGGGGGATGAGTGTCAAAACCAAACTTTTCTTATCCAATAATAAAAAGGCAGTACTGATTCCTAAAGGGATGTTTTATCAAAGTACGAATGGAAATTGGATCTTTCTGTTGAAGAATGAAACCACTGCAATTAAGAAAGCCATAAAAATCGGAAGAGAAAACCCTTTTTACTATGAAGTTTTGGAAGGACTCAAAGAAGGAGATCAGGTGATCACATCCAATTACGAAGATTTTTTGAATATCGAACAAATAAATATAAAACAATAA
- a CDS encoding ABC transporter ATP-binding protein: MIAIENIEKIYRTEEVETTALNQLSLTVKKGEFVSIMGTSGCGKSTLLNVIGLLDTVDSGSYMFDGEEVAHCSEKERAGIRKENVGFVFQNFNLIDELSVYENVELPLIYNKVPAKERKKRVGEILERVGISHRSKHFPLQLSGGQQQRVAVARALVTKPKLILADEPTGNLDSKSGNEVMELLTELHAEGATIIMVTHSSYDAKFSSRIVLMKDGIIVSEEENVNKVDVLIQ; encoded by the coding sequence ATGATAGCAATAGAAAATATAGAAAAAATATACAGAACAGAAGAAGTAGAAACAACTGCATTGAACCAATTGAGCTTAACAGTAAAAAAAGGGGAATTTGTTTCTATAATGGGCACCTCAGGATGTGGTAAGTCTACATTATTAAATGTAATAGGACTTTTAGATACCGTAGATAGTGGTAGTTATATGTTTGACGGAGAAGAAGTAGCCCATTGTAGTGAAAAGGAAAGAGCCGGTATTCGAAAAGAAAATGTAGGCTTTGTGTTCCAGAATTTTAACCTGATAGATGAGCTTTCAGTCTATGAGAATGTCGAACTTCCTTTGATATACAATAAAGTTCCAGCCAAAGAACGAAAGAAGCGGGTAGGTGAGATATTAGAACGAGTAGGGATTAGTCATAGGAGCAAGCATTTCCCATTGCAACTTTCGGGAGGACAACAACAACGAGTTGCTGTGGCCAGAGCATTAGTGACCAAGCCAAAGTTAATCCTTGCCGATGAACCTACAGGAAACCTGGATAGTAAAAGTGGAAATGAAGTTATGGAATTATTAACCGAACTCCATGCAGAAGGAGCTACGATCATTATGGTGACGCATTCCTCATACGATGCTAAGTTTTCCAGTCGAATAGTCTTAATGAAAGACGGTATCATTGTATCAGAAGAAGAAAATGTCAATAAAGTAGACGTACTGATACAATAA
- a CDS encoding ABC transporter permease, translated as MFQTWFKIFFRNQKKNWLNIVINVSGLTLGLAGLLIVLVYFHDEQSYNRWNPNKEVVYRISNKSKRNGIWHVGTVAQTKLYKEKIPEVTATIMSDHLYRGEVITYNHTNFFSEKVLESQGQFFDFFPFIEEKGSFEQFKKNDQQVALSTQFAKRIFGNNNPVNKRIRIKDEEYTIACVYAIPGNSHYQPEIIYQYDSDIEPTWSNFRYEIFFKVNEGAKIEAVVEKMNKINIDEYHDKHKGNLTIEEFGEKFGFMTVIPEKLADIRLHPVSKSGGPEGRGNYQLLLILLGLSILLIIISCINFINLSTASVSQRAKEVGVKKTLGLSKKQLIVQYVSEIVFQGMLALIFALIIVELILPYFNDFIGKELTIHNPSILLKIVITAIVTSVIVGIIPAIYWSNFKTVQVLKGNFSRSKKGIHIRNGMLGFQFLISGFFLIGVLVIYHQIHYMISKDVGFDKEQIIVVTMYDVGEDYKKYQLTRKELTKHPNITAITSSMFVPGEGFVNGTNLNDGKDISFSAATNPIDFNYINFSGIKIVKGRDLSEKFSSDTINNILINETAAKRLDIYNDPIGKKLGSGWIEDDEPRLVVVGMIEDYHFDGFDSKIAPMFLAHWNTFSFAKNWISSIQFKVKTEDVSKTIADIEAFWRANIDEKYPFEYEFLDKKFAKTYEKYQKQQSMFLVLSVVVIIISLLGLFALATLTIQQRLKEVAIRKTLGASIREIMFQLIKSFLKITLIASVILLPLAYYFMQNWLDNFVYRVEMPWWPFICTPVLLVVLVFAVVGFKAYRATKVDLIKYLKFE; from the coding sequence ATGTTTCAAACATGGTTTAAAATATTTTTTAGGAATCAAAAGAAAAACTGGTTAAACATTGTTATTAATGTTTCCGGATTAACACTGGGTTTGGCAGGTTTACTCATCGTCCTGGTTTATTTTCACGATGAACAGAGTTACAACCGATGGAATCCCAATAAGGAAGTCGTATATCGTATATCCAATAAATCTAAAAGAAATGGGATCTGGCATGTAGGAACAGTAGCACAGACAAAATTATATAAAGAGAAAATTCCCGAAGTAACGGCTACCATAATGAGTGATCACCTATACAGGGGAGAGGTTATTACGTATAACCACACTAATTTTTTCTCAGAAAAAGTGTTGGAATCTCAAGGTCAGTTTTTCGATTTCTTTCCTTTTATAGAAGAAAAAGGATCCTTTGAACAATTCAAAAAAAATGACCAACAAGTAGCTTTGTCTACTCAATTTGCCAAAAGAATTTTTGGAAATAACAATCCTGTCAATAAGCGTATCAGAATAAAAGACGAAGAATACACCATTGCTTGCGTGTATGCTATTCCGGGAAATTCTCATTATCAACCGGAAATTATCTATCAGTACGATAGTGATATAGAGCCTACCTGGAGTAACTTTAGATATGAGATCTTTTTCAAAGTAAATGAAGGAGCAAAGATAGAAGCGGTGGTAGAAAAAATGAATAAAATAAACATTGATGAATACCATGATAAACATAAAGGAAATTTAACCATCGAAGAATTCGGAGAAAAATTTGGATTCATGACGGTCATTCCTGAAAAGTTAGCAGATATCAGATTGCATCCGGTGTCCAAAAGTGGTGGCCCTGAAGGTAGAGGGAATTATCAATTGCTTCTTATTTTATTAGGACTCTCTATACTACTAATTATTATTTCGTGTATTAATTTTATCAATCTTAGCACAGCATCCGTAAGCCAGCGAGCGAAGGAGGTAGGGGTCAAAAAGACCTTAGGATTATCAAAAAAGCAATTAATAGTGCAGTATGTTTCGGAGATTGTATTTCAGGGAATGTTAGCGCTTATTTTTGCTTTGATTATAGTAGAATTAATCTTACCGTATTTTAATGATTTTATAGGAAAAGAGTTGACAATTCACAATCCTTCTATTCTTCTTAAAATTGTAATTACTGCTATAGTAACTTCTGTAATTGTCGGAATAATTCCGGCGATATATTGGTCAAATTTTAAAACTGTCCAGGTTTTGAAAGGGAACTTTTCCAGAAGTAAAAAAGGAATCCATATTCGCAACGGGATGTTAGGATTTCAATTTTTAATTTCAGGTTTTTTTCTGATTGGAGTTCTGGTGATTTACCATCAGATTCATTACATGATTTCTAAAGATGTAGGTTTTGATAAAGAACAGATCATTGTGGTTACTATGTATGACGTAGGGGAGGATTATAAAAAATATCAACTCACTAGAAAGGAACTGACGAAACATCCGAATATCACTGCTATAACATCTAGTATGTTTGTTCCGGGAGAAGGGTTTGTAAATGGAACAAATTTAAACGATGGTAAGGATATCTCTTTTAGTGCTGCGACTAACCCCATAGATTTTAACTACATTAATTTTAGTGGTATTAAAATAGTAAAAGGAAGAGACTTATCAGAGAAGTTTTCATCAGATACGATTAACAATATACTTATCAATGAGACAGCCGCTAAAAGATTAGATATCTACAATGATCCCATAGGAAAGAAGTTGGGATCAGGCTGGATAGAAGATGATGAACCTAGACTGGTTGTTGTAGGCATGATAGAAGATTATCATTTTGACGGTTTTGATAGTAAAATAGCCCCTATGTTTTTGGCACATTGGAATACATTCTCTTTTGCCAAAAACTGGATTAGTTCCATCCAGTTCAAAGTAAAAACAGAAGATGTATCAAAAACAATTGCAGATATCGAAGCCTTTTGGAGGGCTAATATTGATGAGAAGTATCCTTTTGAATATGAATTTTTGGATAAAAAATTCGCCAAAACCTACGAAAAGTATCAAAAGCAACAAAGTATGTTTTTAGTATTATCTGTTGTCGTTATTATTATCTCTTTACTAGGATTGTTTGCTCTGGCTACACTGACTATTCAGCAGCGATTAAAAGAAGTAGCCATTCGCAAAACACTAGGTGCCTCCATACGAGAAATTATGTTTCAGCTTATTAAGAGCTTCCTGAAAATCACCTTGATCGCTTCTGTGATATTACTCCCGTTAGCATATTATTTTATGCAGAATTGGCTGGATAATTTTGTCTATAGAGTAGAGATGCCTTGGTGGCCTTTTATCTGTACTCCGGTTCTTTTGGTTGTATTAGTATTTGCAGTTGTTGGTTTTAAAGCATATCGGGCGACTAAAGTAGATTTAATTAAGTATCTAAAATTTGAGTAA